One genomic segment of Armatimonadota bacterium includes these proteins:
- a CDS encoding SUMF1/EgtB/PvdO family nonheme iron enzyme produces MQLGDAVTWWVKCTICIGCTLALTPALQGQGSGAEPSTRPPPPGRFAGDKCTNPRDGAVLVWVPAGDFWMGTSDQEARMLARATPANRFTYRFDREKPRHRVYLDGYWIYQTVVTVAEYRRFCAATGHRMPDGPYFKVPDPWPATSPVEDVSWFDAQAYCKWAGATLPTEAEWEKAARGTSGQMYTWGSKWDTARAPSKVRAMETAGVAVPPVGSNPQSASPYGCLDMDGSVCQWCSDWYSSDYYRHSPARNPRGPASGTNRVMRGVTWRSMTPDCYRAADRDPPGLEPSFRGLGVGFRCVVYPAKAGTAGRDSTPTQAAPAPRLAR; encoded by the coding sequence ATGCAGCTGGGAGACGCGGTGACGTGGTGGGTGAAGTGTACAATCTGCATCGGCTGCACTTTAGCCCTGACACCGGCTCTGCAGGGGCAGGGAAGCGGTGCCGAGCCGTCAACCCGGCCGCCGCCACCCGGCCGATTTGCCGGCGACAAATGCACGAACCCGCGCGATGGGGCGGTTTTGGTTTGGGTTCCAGCCGGCGACTTCTGGATGGGTACCTCCGACCAGGAAGCCCGGATGCTCGCGCGGGCGACGCCGGCTAACCGATTCACCTACCGATTTGACCGCGAAAAGCCCAGGCACCGTGTATACCTCGACGGCTATTGGATCTACCAAACGGTTGTCACCGTGGCTGAGTACCGCAGGTTCTGTGCGGCGACCGGGCACCGGATGCCGGACGGACCCTACTTCAAGGTCCCTGATCCCTGGCCTGCCACGAGCCCGGTAGAGGACGTTAGCTGGTTTGACGCGCAGGCGTACTGCAAGTGGGCCGGCGCCACACTGCCAACCGAGGCGGAGTGGGAGAAGGCCGCACGGGGCACGTCCGGGCAAATGTACACTTGGGGCTCAAAGTGGGACACAGCCCGCGCCCCGTCCAAGGTTCGTGCAATGGAAACCGCCGGTGTTGCAGTCCCCCCGGTCGGGAGCAACCCCCAGTCGGCCAGTCCATACGGGTGTCTCGATATGGACGGCAGCGTGTGCCAGTGGTGCTCGGACTGGTACTCGTCAGACTACTATCGGCATTCACCTGCACGTAACCCACGCGGTCCCGCTTCCGGAACCAACCGGGTTATGCGGGGCGTCACCTGGAGGTCGATGACACCGGACTGCTACCGCGCCGCCGACCGGGATCCTCCCGGCCTTGAGCCGAGCTTTCGCGGGCTTGGGGTCGGATTCCGGTGCGTTGTCTATCCGGCCAAAGCCGGGACTGCAGGTCGCGATTCCACGCCCACCCAGGCAGCGCCGGCACCACGCCTTGCGCGGTGA